Within Citrus sinensis cultivar Valencia sweet orange chromosome 1, DVS_A1.0, whole genome shotgun sequence, the genomic segment ttttaccCCGTaataaacatacaatttttaatactaataagaaggttttgaagaataaaaaagaaagccctcactattattataaactcaaatctaaAACTACTAATAGGGTTACATGGGtttatataattgaattttactaATAGAATAAGGTTTTccttattgtaaaatatagccttaagtaaaaaaaaaaatcttgtttCTAACACAAATTATGAAACaagtaaaaaggaaataaaagatcctaaagttaaaaaaaaaaaaaaaaacatcttGGCTCTGGAACAGATTAGGAAACAAAGATTGTGTCAGatatttcttcttaatttgatAAGGCTTTGTTTATTCTTCACGCAAGTCAATCTAAATCAGATTCAGAATCTTGAATAACATTGACAAAGCATTAACTATCTTGAATACTTAATCCGGGCAGAATAACATCTTAAATAAGGCATGAATTTGAGATGtgctcaattaatccatttaattcTTTCTACATTTTCTTGATTCTTGCCTTTGTCATTGGACTTGCGTAGATGCTCAATGGATCTTGTGAAGCTTTAGCAACTTAGTTCTCATTactaaatatctaaaaataattaaaattcaaacttaAGATTGAAAACAAACGACCCctaagttattaaaaaaataaaaaaggccCTTTTCCTCCATACTATTCATACTAGGGATGGTAAAATCTgagtccgggtccgggtctaGGTCTGGCCTTTCCAATTCCAAACTCGGATGACAATTTTATACATCGGATTCAGatttatacccaattttttgAACCCTGGGTCAAGGCTGGTTAAACCCAAAAATGTTTGAGTAATCAAAATCTAAGTTTAAAACCTAGATAACTGAAggctatgaaaaaaaaaaaaaaaaaacttgtttagagttataaaaattccaaaaagAATTCAATTTGCATATTTTCAATTCAAGGCTCACAAAACTAGAACATATTTTACATATTGGACAAAAATCAATGAATTGAAGGATCATAAATTCTTAACCGCCAAGACAACCTGAACATAcgtgaattaaaataaatcatgctTTAGAGATAAAAGTTGATCCATGTATGCTAATATAATCTCAAGCCACTACTAATTCCCAAGAAGCATGTATGTTGATGATTTAGTGAAAATGAATGACGACACGATGAAGATGATGGATCATGAACGACAACGCAACGAATTGATGAAGACGAACAGGGATGGCatgaattgatgatgatgatgatgacaaattgaaaatgatgaatttggGCTTTGTGggatgaaaattgaaaaaaaaaggtgaggGGAGAGGAGAAATGGCAGTTTTAGTATGTTTAGGGCCTTTagggtttcttttcttttttttttctttgatacataaaattaataactaagaattaattatttagtaaattttaaaataaagatattcgAGACCAGGTTCCAGATATCTAAGTTAATGTGAACCTGGCGTCAGACCTAGATATGTtgggtttaaaaaattattatcggATTCACATTATTTTGATCTTCGAGCCAAGTTCAAGTGGGCATGATCATCTGGGTTCATTCAAATCTAGACTGCGTCCAAGTTATTTTGCAATTCCTAATTCATACATAAGACAACCCATGCCATGCTCACAAACAATTTGTTACACTTTAACTATTTATCATTTACTTGAAACATgattttataacttaaaatcAAATAGAGTAGCAGTAGATTCAATATGTCGTATGTGTGGCCATCTATAGCAAATTCAAAGGTATAGAAGTTGATTTTAGTGTAGCAATACTTCAAGTTTCGGCATATTCTAAGATACTCTATAATCATACTATAAAAGTATTAGTTGAATTTACTCTTTGGTTGGAGGATTATCCAAGTCTTTTAGATtgttatctttaatttatcctCTGAAATATAATACCTGTTttatttatggaaaaaaaGGCACACCCAAAACATATAAGTTATTATTGCTCCTTTACAAATTAGAGCTAGAAgttctaaatattaatttttgtatcaAAACTTTAAGTTCCAATTTCTATTATATAgaatcaataattataatttttaaaagatctCATACATATAAACCTGaagttttatatatttgcgtatgaaaattttctactttagatttttattatacaacTTCTTTTTGTctgtttaaaatttcaaaatgctTAATGGGCCTCGAAGGGACCACCAAGAGAAACCAAACATCCCCATAGGTTGAATGGAGAAATATAATGTTTCTATGCCATATTTTACAAGTGAGCTTGAAGCTAAggtatgaaagaaaaattttactcATAATAAGTATAACTTGTTGaccaatgggcctttggtcCAGTGGGAGAGCCCTTGCACTTAGAATAATGAGTGCAagggttcgagcctccataaAAGTATTTATGGGGCTTATTTACAATCCTTCCTTaattatcacataattgagtggagccaGTCTATTcctcacgaaatgtgagtagagTAGACAGctctcgaatatttgagagggtttgaagaatttgggcaGCGCTTCAGAGGAGTACATGCCACGATGAAGGTCCCAATTGTAGAATCtgtgtgtaaatattaattgtaatacctACAGTCTTGTATAAAcagtattcaaaaaaaaaaaaaagtataactTGTTGAAGTTTTATAGTGAAAAGTATAAGTAGAGAAGttgttacaaaataattatggatcatgttaaaaatatattgttaggTATAAATTATATCATCTTTATCttctaaacttttattatttaacaaataattgttgttagtatgtattttatttaataagaataataagtGTAATGAGTTAAttttgacccaaaaaaaatggGAATAAATTGTAAACATATATGCTCCATTTTTGTAGAGTTGTGTACTCCCTATTGGTTAGAAGACTCAATTGTAAGCTTGAGCTTAAGGTCTGAGGTTCAAAACTAGACCAGGTtaggattaattaatttttctttagtttgCCACATCATCAACATGGCACCTCAACACTATATCACCAGATGGCGTGCCATGCACGAGGATGACATCACTAATGATGTCATCACAACTGGCATAACCCAAGCCCATTCCAACATGCCAGTGGCAACAAAGTGACaacaacatttaaaatatgtttggaattgaaattAGACAATTGTACAttttaagttacaatatttaagtgtttagtaaatattgtaatttaaaaattatattgatatgattttttacttgtatgatgaaaaatttattatatatttaataattttatcaaaattattatttaaaatttatatttactacatattattaatttttattttataattacagattttttttccacatcaactataacttaaaagttacaacaacTCAATCCCAAACAATACCTTAATAGCCCGACACAATCATTTCCCTTGTAATTTCCATGCTTGAAGCTAGGGGTGGGCATCAAATCCGATTTGGATAGATCTAATACAATCTGATCCGAACAAATCCGGATTAGATTTGGATTTGCTTTCAAATTCTATTCGGATGTGATTTGTGCAATCCAATCAGATTTGATTCAAATAAGATCGGATTTAGATCAATCCAAATAATTCGATCGAATATTCACTGTTGCTtgagaaaaatagaaattaaatcacCTAAACCTAATTCGTAAATCACAATTtacaaacaagtaaattacaACCCAACGGCGTGACCACAAACAAACCACTGAAAGATCCACAACCACACCACACTTACGGGCTAAATCCGaatgaaattgaataaaaCCCAGATGCCGACGACATAAACCGATGAAACCCAGTCATGTCTTGATCACGTCCAACTGCCACAACGCCGAATGTTCATGGTAATCCACTAATCCCGATGCATGACACTTTGATGCTTGAATCATGAACTTGAAATTACTTTAGTTTCCTTTGCTTGTCTACAGCTGAAGAGCTTTGATGGTTACATTTGTGTTTCATTTACCGAAAATTTCTTGATTGGGCTTAAAAAATGAGTTGAGTTTTATTGAACATgcttgcccttttttttttaattagccaAAATGACTGAGTTAGCGTGTGAAGGCTATTCAAAGGCTAGGACTTTGTGGAACAACTCAAACAACATCTGCAGATAGTGTTTAACAAGGATGCATAAATATCCTCGTACTTATATTTGTAGCAATAATTATAgatttcattcaatttttatggaaattactaaaaagaatttgaatctaaaatgtaatttgaaCCAGAAATTCAAACTCAATCCGATCCAAACCGAATCCAAACTAAACCAAAATATTCATTCGATCcgaattcaatttgatttaatttggatcaaatcaaatcggatttgaattttagatTAGAATCAGATggattttttctcaattcaAATTATTCGAAATCTGATCGGATTCGGAATCTGAAGTTGCCCACCCTTACCCGAAGCCAAGTTGAAAAAGTCAATTTGAAAGCATACTCTTTGCCATAGTTTTTTAGTGACCAAATTATTGATCAATTGTTCTCCAAGATCCATGTAATTGCTCAAGCTTCAACTATCAAATTTGAAGATAAGAACGAAGAACAAGTTGCTATACCAATAAAGATCAAGATCATGCCAATTAATGCCAACCAATTTAAGTTGTAAAGCTAGTGctcaatatttatatttctcgTCCTCCAGCCTTTATAAATGGAGATAACACATTCATTTGAGATCCGTGGTGCAGAGAATTAAGAGTGAGAAATTGGAGAGAGAAGTTGTAGCAATAGGTAATTTTTGTAAGTTCTctgttgtttttataatatttaattatgaactaattttctttttctaaggATAGGATAAAGcccttttaataaaataaattctaatttttatttaataattggtATTTACGAAATTAGTTTGAGACATGAGAGATACAAAACTGAAAGTGAAATATGCAACAACAGAAACCTAAAATGATTAGAGATGACCAATGAGGTGGGCGGCATGTTGTACAGCATGAGCATGACACATTTTGGTAGGGCATGCGGCTCAACACGGCACGCACGCAGCCTAGGTTGAACTAAGAACTTTAGGCACGTAGGCCTTAAAAGCACGACACAATTAGAGATAGGCTAAAGCATAGCACGTGAAAATGCCTGCAATAAGGACGTTTcatcttttaatgaaagtaaacttaaaattttattattttacacatAACTTGAATTGAATCTATGTAAGTCTAAGTTAACCATCAAGTTAACCCCCAAGAAAAACTTATTACTATTGCTgttgttaagtattaaaacaaaaaaatctaataatgtAAGTCTAACTTGATAATTAGTATTatattctcttattattattagtttattattattgaatatggagtcgagttttaagtttttaattttattaaatatgactAAATGCACATGAACCCAAAAACGTATATaggcttgaaaaaaaaaagaaaaaagcttcttgtcatttttttcttaggcaTGGTACAACACAACCAACGTCACGACACGCATGCACATGACACATGTTATGGGCCGAACCTAagcaaaaaaaggaaaaggcaCGACATGGCACAACACGAAACACATGGTGGACACATTATGATACAAACAAGAGTTTGCATGGGCCTTTCTTGGCGGGCCGGTCTAGTGCCTATCTCTAAATATGACTATGCTGTAACatgcaaaataatattttatatatgtgaCAAAAGATGTTATATGAAACATAAgcgtcaaacatgaaatgattgaaaaaaaatgaaaattttttacccacTTAACATATGAAACACAGTGTTTTAAACTCCAAACTTCATAGATACAACATGTGATGTGAATATGAGACATGAAATATGCAAAACTAAAAGTGAAATATGCAACAATAGACATCCAATATGATTATgatgtaataatttttggcgtcatttataatatgaatatCAAACTCAAAGATGCAATATATGAtgtaaacataaaacataaaatttacttatgaaataataacataaagtATGCAAAACTAAAAGTTAAATATGCAAAGTTAgacataaaaaaaagagtactATGTGAACATGCAACTTTATACATGTGGTAGATGATGTATTACATGAAACATGATCATTAAACATGAAATgggtaagaaaataaaaatttatggtgCTATTTCTAACATGAAACACTAAATTTCAACCAAGTAATATGTGACGTAAATATGAAACATGAAATTTATATGTgaattaataacataaaatataaaaaaaaaactaaagttAAATATGTAATGTTAGATATTAAATATGAGTATTGTATGtgttaaatatgaaacatttaacAATAAACATGTAACTGTTAGTGTTATATAAACATGTtagtattatttatgaaatgtaAATGTCAAACATGAatcaagagagaaaaaaatttcagggtattcaaaatagtaaaattagacaaaaattagtatatatgaaaattttaatgtcaaaTATGAGACAtaacatattaaatataaacaaatttttgccctatattaaataaacttttatttttttctcttttattttcataaaataatatttttctttcatattatatttatttatttttccttattattaatagtatttaaaaaaatctaattaatagattattttattttaattattttaattatttaaatttaaagaattaattaaatagagcACCCGGCTAAAGAAACCCGTTGCTCAAATATTTGGCCGACAGATGGCAGCAGCATCATGCCGGCAGCCTCCCGTAATTTGTAGTGACACTCACATCCCTATCTATTCTCTCCAGTCGCATATAAAATTCTATTAGTACTCAAATTTCacaacaaagagaaaaatggcTGATCATACATTAAAACCAGAAGTGTTTGAACTGAACAATGGAAGCATGCAAGTCAAAATTACCAATTATGGAGCCATTATCACCTCACTTTCTGTACCTGACAAACATGGTATGTGATGTGagtccttttcttttttttccccttttggTTATTTTACTCTGAATCTGATCactctttcttttaatttactgatgATTTGATTGGATTTGTTGATTGATTTTACAAGGAAATTGGGCTGACGTTGTTCTTGGATTCGACTCTGTCGAACCATACGTGGTGAGTCCTATTTGATTTTTGGATTAACCATGGTTCTGGGTTTACTCATTGGCTTTTTCGCTGTAAATAATGTGACCCATTTTGTAATAGGACTTTCATTAGCATTATATCAGTACCTTGTTCTTGTGTGTATGTTAAATATGCCATTTTGTGCAAGTTGTTAGCTTAATGAAATCTTGGTATTGTACATTTGACTATGGTTGTGGTGATGTCTGTAATGTATTATCAGAAAGGTGCTGCACCTTTTTTTGGCTGCATTGTGGGTAGGGTTGCTAACAGAATTAAAGATGGGAAGTTTTCTCTCGACGGGGTTGAATACACTTTGCCCATCAACAAGCCACCAAACAGTCTCCATGGTATGAAATTCTCAATTTCTTCGCCCATTTGTTAGTTTCCCTTctatattattgtttaaaaatcatttctttGTTCATGTATCTTCTCTTAAGTAGCCGAGTTATCTCACTGGTTTATTGTCTTAACAAaacccaaattaaaaaaaaaattacaaatatgaatggaatttttttttaatttttaaagcttaATTCACATGATATAATCAAGATCTGTGCTTAGGCTACTGTTGTTTATTGGTTACAAACCTTTTTTACATGTCAGCTATGTTGTAATAAAATTCTGAATTTTATTAGTGAtttgaaaaaatcaacattaaaaagAAGGCAGCATCATCCTATTTAGCCGATTACCTGCTCTGATATGTTTATCAGATGAAAAATTgtattgtaaatatcaatataaccttttatttttctggaaaagaattaaaattgtaaagacACAGGGTTGGGAAATATTACTTTAGTCTCTGTTGGAACCCTGCTACCTGTTAATCATGGcttgaaaaatttatgttgaagTTCAAGGCTGTTCCATATTGCTTTGGGCATCAACATGGTGGCAGTAGTTATTGGATGCCATGCGCCAGGGTACAAGTTTGCTTCTCAATGTAGCTAAGAATAATCTTTCTAAACGCCTTAAACAATGCATCctgtttttgctttttccgagtaatatcaaatttttaacatGATATATATGTCCTTTTTTGTTACCAGTGACATGCatttatacaaatatatttttcgaTTAATGGTTTTGCTTTATAGACTTTGGTAATCAGTACGAAGATTATCTTAGAAAACATGTACAATAGTTTGAACATCTTAGGGAGGTGGATATTTTGACTGTTTGTCTTGCATAGAGATCAAAGTAGCTGTTGCTAATTAGTATGGCAAAGCAAGATGCAGTATTCTGCTCTTTTATTCTTGGTGCTGAGCACATTTTTTCTCCTCTATTAAACTGTAACAAGCAACCGAACATTTGGAAATTAATTTCCATgatatatatcattttgatctttcttcgtcttcttctttttctcccccccccccccccccaaggTGGGTTCAAGGGTTTTGATAAAGTTGTCTGGGAGGTAGCAGAATATAAGAAAGGTGAAAACCCTTCCATTACTTTCAAGTATCGCAGCCGTGATGGCGAGGAaggttctctctctctctctcttaccTCCCATAGTTACGGGCAATCAAACTTTTGTATTTCTGATTTTTCTCCTctcatttgtttttctgttattaaattttttctcccTGGTAATAGGTTACCCAGGGGATGTTTCTGTGATGGCAACCTACACACTAACATCAAGCACGACAATGAGGCTTGACATGGAAGCAGTTCCAGAAAACAAGCCGACCCCAATCAGTTTAGCTCAACACACGTACTGGAACTTAGCAGGCCATCATTCAGGGAACATACTTGACCACTCAATTCAAATATGGGGATCACACATTACTCCTGTAGATCAGAACACGGTCCCAACTGGAGAAATTATGCCAGTCAAGGGCACCCCTTTTGATTTCACCACTGAGAAAAAGATTGGTGCATCAATCAATGAAGTACCTGGTTTAGGGTATGATCACAACTATGTTCTTGATTGTGGAGAAGAGAAATCAGGTCTGAAACATGCTGCAAAACTGAAGGAACCATCAACCTCAAGGGTCCTTAATTTATGGACCAATGCCCCAGGCATGCAGTTTTACACTGGTAACTATGTTAACGGAGTTGTTGGAAAGGGGGGTGCAGTTTATGGAAAGCACTCAGGTGTCTGCTTGGAGACGCAGGGGTTTCCTAACGCCATAAATCAACCTAACTTCCCTTCTGTTGTGGTTCGACCCGGTGAGAGCTACCAACATACTATGTTGTTTGAGTTTTCAGTTGAGTGAACTATTAGTCTCTTGAAGAGTAGTTCTTGGAATAAGGTTATTGTTCATGGGTTTGCATACCATGGCGAGTACTGATGTTTGGATGTTGGCTAAAtctcttaataaaataatattataagaCAATTGTATGAATAGAAGatcattttggattttctCTGAAATTCACTATGGTATCTTggcatttaaattttaaacagTCTTATTGATGATAGTAGGGACAGGTGGTTACCTCTGGTAACAAAAAATCTATATCTAAGCATTGAGCCTTTTTAAATTGGTCTTTGAACTTCTTGGAATGTCTTGGACATAACCTTTTAAAAACCCATAATATTTTCTGTCAAATTTGACATGGATGgtgcttttttatttcttgatcACCAAAACACAGAAAGATAAATATTGTGAAAGCATTTTTCTGGTCCCAAATTATTGTCTTAGTAGAAAACCAGTGAATGTATCTGTCTTGATTACTAGTGGCATCTTAAAAATAGTATTTCTACACTTGGTTTGCTTGCTTGGGGTTATTCTATTTGTGAATAAAAGATTTGGAGTTAAGTGAAGCAAGATGTATCACATTAATGGAGCTTTTGCTACATTTCGAagccaacataaaatttaaaggttatggatggtaaaaaaaaaaaaaagttagattAGTTTGTACCTACAGGCTGCAATCAAAACACAAATTCATACAACTGGGTTCTAAAAGCAGAATAAACTAAGTATgcaatgatgaaaaaaaaacacagaCTTGAGAAGTTAATAGGACTATGGCTAAGGTTTTATTCATTaatgtataatttataatatcatagttatttactaatttattacCTCATTTAAAATGACAGTTAAGAAATCAACCCATCGAAGTTGAAATTTCATGTAAGTGTATTAGAGCCTGTCGGTTCTGCGTGAGATCAAGAAATCCCTAGCAAAAAAtgtcaacaaaaattcaaTGTTACATGGAAAAAGCTTCAAAGATTTCAACAAAGTCAACGTGCTACAGTCAATGGAACTTCCAGTAATGAGGGTTACCAAGAGCTACAGAAAATGCTAGCAAAGGGTCAATCAAGATTCAGATTTCAAGCTTTAGACTTCCTTCCAAGTCttcaaaaattcttgtaaaattcgcttttaatttgttaaaatagtaAGGGTCTATttgagatttcttttgagaaatttgaaagtgattttaaaaataaaaatgctaatcttaatgtttagtaaaaaaattaaaatcacttttgtcaaaatcagTCATTACTAcagctgattttgaaaagtaggaAATGagtagattttaaattttgattttgaaaattaattttattctttaatataattctataaatattctaaaaatcaattttattctttaatataattccataaatattcttaaaattatcatctaaacctaaaattatccttattcaaattggaaataaaatcaataatttaatcatttttattataattcatcaatataaatttattgatatcaatttgttggtcaaattattattaaatttgtttaactatattataaatttaattatcaattgttttaacataaaaaataaaattaatatattataaattttatttttagttaaaattatgataatacacaattaaaattattataattattataatacacaattaaaaatcttgtatgcacatgtttttatatgtataagtaaattttattctacattatgtacattttaatcatttactttttttcaacaatttaacAGTAAGATTTATCAAACGTTCATAACTGCTTTCAAAACTCACAgcacttctaaaaaaaaaatttatcaaacacttaaCTGATTCTTTTTACAGATGATTATTTATACTGCACagttaacaataattattttaaaaattacagtattaaaaaattggccagagaaataaatatttgcggggctatattataaattagcATAAATTTTGGGTGATTTACGTGTAAAGTTTTCTAAGTGTAATTGCAATCAAATTCCTATTTCCTACAGGATTTAGGAAGCCTTTGCTTTGCAAAGAAGGATTCTCTAGGTATGTCAGTAGTTGCCTCAATTATACAATAAACTGTTGTCTTCTTGTACATACTGACTGCAAATGGCACTGCCGAGTCTTTCTAACAGACAAATGCAAATGGTTTATAGGCCCTCAGTGTTTGTGAGAAAATGAGAGTTAACAGTTCAgagtattataaatttttaaagcttGTTCGCTACTGCGCCGACGGTGATATTGGGGAGTTTCTTGCTGAATTTCACTATGATAAAAATTGGTGGGTTTCATGCTCAATCTCAATCTGAGTCTAACAAATCGGTGTGCTGTAAAAGATGTTCAATCGACAGCAAGAAAATAGTTCACAAGTAATGCAGCAAGCAAGAACGAGAccaagaaaggaaaatatgtaCTCCGGTAAAGACTCTGAGCAAGTCGTTTATGTTACTCTCAGTTATAGACTTGTCGTTATACCCAAGAGTAAAGAAAATCCGACCGTCATGGCCAGCCACGGCCATAGATCAAAATTTGCTGCTCAAGTTTTGAATAATGAATGGGTTTGCGTGCCTCCAGCTCCATTTAAACAGCACCGTCTTCAAATTAATCAGTACCAAGAAGTCCTAAATAAATGCGAAGAAGAACAGTTCGAGTTTGACAAGTTATTCAAATCTTTCAGATCAGTTTCTAAGAATGTTGACAAGTTGTTGAAAGGAATCAGTGACAAGGGTGTCAGTTTGgagaaaaaatctttaaaaagtTGAACTACAATTAAGTGCCTCGAATTTGAAGTGTATTGAACGAACTTATGGTAAGGAAGGCCTAGTGGCATTGGACAAATTGCACAGAGGACCCACTGTTTGTATTGCCTATCACATTCAATCGTCTCCAGGAAAAGCTTCTGATTGTAACAAGAATTTGGCTCAAGTGATGCTGAAAACTATCACAAGTCACCAATgatttatttgtgattttttgaTATGTGTGAACTTAGTTATGCTTCGTTTAATAAGAACTTTTGTTATGTTACATAATCATCTAACAGCAGTTGAATTTCTTCCAATGGTTGTGAAAATATGAGATAAAAGAATCATATTATTTTCGCAACCGTTGGATTGGTTGCATAATCATGTATGTTATATGATTATGTAACATAACAACCTCCTTTAATAAGATCAAGCCAGCCCCTAACAGTAACagatattcaaattttttatcagtttacTAACACGCTGCTACTTTTAACTATGATCTGATTCTGGTTTAAACAATTGGAATTAGTAAAGTCATGGCTCACTATTGATGAGATCAGTCTCacagttttatgttatatatCTTACTTGAGCTTATCAGTACAACCATTGATTTGGCATACATGTAAAAGAACATCAATGGTCAGCCGTAACTCTACTTATTCCAAGTTCACTAACACACGTGAGggaaaaatttgttatcaaaatgaaatatatgcCCACAACCAGAATTGAGTGGACGGGGATCTTTGATAACCCTTTCTATCGTAGTCTGTAAATTTGTAGCCCATATCCATTAACATCACGGTATTCTGATCTATACTTTGAATCTGACATGATCAATAAAGTTTACACATTGATTTGAAAGAACACGGCAGTTATCACGACAAATTGCATCATTTGTACCTGTACCCAAGGGTACATCCCCACTATTCAGTGGTGGAATTCAGCCTCTTCTGATATGAGTGTTTGACCCGCAATCTCAACAGAATTCACGGATGCTCTTGAACAGTTGTTGCTTTGAACAGTTATATATCAGTTTGTTCGAACAAGTTCCAGCGGTAGAGTTTCCATTGCCAGctgaaatttgaaaagtttcagATGCAACAAACAGATTTATCTTAAAACACTAAAGCCTTGAAGATTACTCACCCAGAGTCTTGGAGTTGTTGGATCAGACTTTTTATGCAATTTGGAAAGCTCTGACCGAAAGCTGATGACTACGGACACTTTGAACTCAACTGAAAATGGACTGTGCATAGAATCCAAAATGAAAACATTAAAGCTGAACA encodes:
- the LOC102626660 gene encoding uncharacterized protein LOC102626660 isoform X2, translating into MADHTLKPEVFELNNGSMQVKITNYGAIITSLSVPDKHGNWADVVLGFDSVEPYVKGAAPFFGCIVGRVANRIKDGKFSLDGVEYTLPINKPPNSLHGYPGDVSVMATYTLTSSTTMRLDMEAVPENKPTPISLAQHTYWNLAGHHSGNILDHSIQIWGSHITPVDQNTVPTGEIMPVKGTPFDFTTEKKIGASINEVPGLGYDHNYVLDCGEEKSGLKHAAKLKEPSTSRVLNLWTNAPGMQFYTGNYVNGVVGKGGAVYGKHSGVCLETQGFPNAINQPNFPSVVVRPGESYQHTMLFEFSVE
- the LOC102626660 gene encoding uncharacterized protein LOC102626660 isoform X1 — protein: MADHTLKPEVFELNNGSMQVKITNYGAIITSLSVPDKHGNWADVVLGFDSVEPYVKGAAPFFGCIVGRVANRIKDGKFSLDGVEYTLPINKPPNSLHGGFKGFDKVVWEVAEYKKGENPSITFKYRSRDGEEGYPGDVSVMATYTLTSSTTMRLDMEAVPENKPTPISLAQHTYWNLAGHHSGNILDHSIQIWGSHITPVDQNTVPTGEIMPVKGTPFDFTTEKKIGASINEVPGLGYDHNYVLDCGEEKSGLKHAAKLKEPSTSRVLNLWTNAPGMQFYTGNYVNGVVGKGGAVYGKHSGVCLETQGFPNAINQPNFPSVVVRPGESYQHTMLFEFSVE